A section of the Flaviflexus equikiangi genome encodes:
- a CDS encoding 4-hydroxy-3-methylbut-2-enyl diphosphate reductase, producing the protein MSAFPGDVPSTPTADGKKVLLAAPRGYCAGVDRAVDAVEKALDLYGAPVYVRKEIVHNKFVVETLSARGAVFVNETDEVPEGARVVFSAHGVSPAVHAQAAARNLATIDATCPLVTKVHKEAVRFAAADYDILLIGHEGHEEVEGTQGEAPNHIQVVNGPEDVAKLEVRDPDRLIWLSQTTLSVDETMETVHLLRERFPNLQDPPSDDICYATQNRQAAVKTLGPRCDVVIVVGSGNSSNSVRLVEVALEYGAGAAYRVDKADEIDPAWIEDAQTIGLTSGASVPEILVRDVLRVLAERGYTDVETIRTATENIAFSLPKNLRGDLKSAGHIVDVPRTPRPRRDR; encoded by the coding sequence ATCTCAGCCTTCCCCGGCGACGTTCCGTCGACACCGACCGCGGACGGCAAGAAGGTTCTCCTGGCGGCACCCCGCGGCTATTGCGCCGGCGTGGATCGTGCCGTCGATGCTGTCGAGAAGGCCCTCGACCTGTACGGCGCGCCGGTCTACGTCCGGAAAGAGATCGTCCACAACAAGTTCGTCGTCGAGACGCTCAGCGCTCGCGGCGCGGTCTTCGTCAACGAAACAGACGAGGTTCCCGAAGGCGCTCGAGTCGTGTTCTCCGCACACGGAGTATCACCCGCCGTCCATGCCCAGGCGGCCGCGAGAAATCTGGCGACGATCGATGCGACATGTCCGCTCGTGACAAAAGTCCACAAAGAGGCGGTGCGTTTCGCGGCCGCCGACTACGACATCCTCCTCATCGGGCATGAGGGCCACGAAGAGGTTGAGGGCACGCAGGGTGAAGCTCCGAACCACATCCAGGTCGTCAACGGCCCCGAGGATGTGGCCAAACTCGAGGTTCGTGACCCTGACCGTCTCATCTGGCTCTCTCAGACCACGCTATCCGTCGACGAGACGATGGAGACCGTCCATCTGCTCCGTGAACGCTTCCCCAATCTTCAAGACCCCCCATCCGATGACATCTGCTACGCGACCCAGAATCGGCAGGCCGCGGTCAAGACGCTCGGGCCCCGATGCGATGTCGTCATCGTCGTCGGCTCAGGAAACTCGTCGAACTCGGTCAGGCTCGTCGAAGTGGCTCTCGAATACGGTGCGGGAGCCGCCTATCGTGTCGACAAGGCGGACGAAATCGATCCCGCGTGGATTGAAGACGCCCAGACCATCGGACTCACCTCCGGCGCCTCGGTCCCGGAGATCCTCGTCAGGGACGTTCTCCGGGTCCTTGCCGAACGCGGCTACACCGACGTCGAAACCATCCGGACCGCAACGGAGAACATCGCGTTCTCCCTCCCGAAGAATCTGCGAGGTGACCTCAAATCCGCCGGCCACATCGTCGACGTGCCCCGCACGCCCCGCCCGAGGCGTGACCGCTAA
- a CDS encoding DNA recombination protein RmuC: MEISLPFALLIVLLFLAIGIGLGYVVGVSRTQSRSSEIRLELARQQARTDRLEEENNGLIERASRDQNLLQALSPITANLTAMTSKVSQLEKSQAAASAQLAQQLTVSHEASRDLFEVTNSLRSALTSTSARGSWGEAELERLVTAAGMLPHVHFDTQATVRSADGGHQRPDMLVYLPGDGTIAVDSKVPLSAYMAAVEISPDDPSLRARRDQLLNEHAKAVRSHVLALAKRNYPAQFAHSPNLTIMFMPTESLLSEAVRSNPGLLDEAARLGIAITSPSSLLALLRAVSATWSSSRVTEEASEVLALGKDLVQRLGDLSKHLATLGSRLSGSVTAYNKAIGTLENRLLVTARGFESLSGDNLEVAELPSESTQVRVISRSELTD; this comes from the coding sequence ATGGAGATTTCACTGCCTTTCGCTCTGCTCATCGTTCTGCTGTTTCTCGCCATCGGCATCGGCCTCGGTTATGTGGTCGGCGTGTCTCGGACGCAGTCTCGTTCGTCCGAGATTCGGCTTGAATTGGCACGTCAGCAGGCCCGCACGGACAGGCTCGAGGAGGAGAACAACGGCCTGATCGAGCGCGCCTCTCGCGATCAGAATCTGCTGCAGGCGCTGTCGCCGATCACCGCGAATCTGACTGCGATGACGTCGAAGGTCAGCCAACTGGAGAAGTCCCAGGCCGCCGCTTCAGCCCAACTCGCCCAGCAGTTGACGGTCAGCCACGAAGCATCGCGGGACCTGTTCGAGGTCACGAACTCGCTGCGCAGCGCCCTCACGTCGACGAGCGCTCGGGGCTCGTGGGGCGAGGCCGAGCTGGAGCGTCTTGTCACCGCGGCGGGAATGCTCCCCCACGTCCACTTCGACACCCAGGCGACGGTGAGGTCGGCCGATGGCGGTCACCAGCGCCCCGACATGCTCGTCTACCTGCCGGGTGATGGGACGATCGCGGTCGATTCGAAGGTCCCCCTGTCGGCGTATATGGCGGCAGTTGAGATATCACCGGACGATCCGTCTCTGCGTGCACGCCGCGACCAGTTGCTGAACGAGCACGCGAAGGCCGTCCGTTCTCACGTGCTCGCGCTGGCGAAGCGCAACTACCCGGCACAGTTCGCCCACTCCCCCAACCTGACGATCATGTTCATGCCGACCGAGTCCCTGTTGTCCGAAGCCGTGAGGTCGAACCCTGGCCTGTTGGACGAGGCGGCGCGTCTCGGCATCGCCATCACGTCCCCGTCATCTCTTCTCGCCCTGCTGCGTGCCGTCTCGGCCACCTGGTCGTCCTCGCGGGTGACGGAGGAGGCAAGCGAAGTGCTTGCGCTGGGCAAGGATCTGGTTCAGCGGCTTGGCGATCTCAGCAAGCATCTGGCAACTCTGGGTTCGCGGCTGTCGGGGTCGGTGACGGCCTACAACAAGGCGATCGGCACGCTCGAGAATCGACTTCTCGTCACTGCCCGGGGCTTCGAGTCCCTCTCAGGAGACAATTTAGAGGTTGCGGAGCTGCCCAGTGAATCCACACAGGTCCGCGTGATCTCTCGCAGCGAGCTGACCGATTAG
- the ychF gene encoding redox-regulated ATPase YchF codes for MALTIGIAGLPNVGKSTLFNALTRATVLAANYPFATIEPNVGVVPLPDERLTVLSEIFNARKIIPATVSFVDIAGIVRGASEGEGLGNQFLANIREADAICQVTRAFSDPDVTHVDGRVDPASDIETITTELLLADMQTLEKQIPRLEKEVKGKKAPKEHLDTAREALAVLEEGKTINSVIDQFDPEIIRTFQLMTAKPFIYVFNTDDEGLADEGMQEELRALVAPAEAIFLDAKFESELVELSDEEAAEMLESTGQEESGLGKLARVGFDTLGLQTYLTAGEKETRAWTIKKGWTAPQAAGVIHTDFERGFIKAEIVSFDDLVEYEGMQGAKAAGKVRMEGKDYVMQDGDVVEFRFNV; via the coding sequence GTGGCCTTAACAATTGGAATCGCTGGACTCCCGAACGTCGGCAAGTCGACCCTGTTCAACGCGCTGACGCGCGCGACCGTCCTCGCGGCTAACTATCCCTTCGCAACGATCGAACCGAACGTGGGTGTCGTGCCGCTGCCGGACGAACGCCTCACCGTTCTCTCGGAGATCTTCAACGCACGCAAGATCATTCCCGCGACCGTGTCGTTCGTCGACATCGCCGGCATCGTCCGCGGCGCCTCCGAAGGCGAAGGTCTCGGCAACCAGTTCCTTGCCAACATCCGCGAAGCGGATGCGATCTGCCAGGTCACCCGAGCATTCTCCGACCCTGACGTCACCCACGTCGATGGTCGTGTCGACCCAGCATCCGACATCGAGACCATCACGACCGAGCTGCTCCTGGCTGACATGCAGACCCTTGAGAAGCAGATCCCCCGCCTAGAAAAAGAGGTCAAGGGGAAGAAAGCGCCGAAGGAACACCTCGACACGGCACGCGAGGCCCTCGCAGTCCTCGAAGAGGGCAAGACCATCAACTCCGTGATCGATCAGTTCGATCCCGAGATCATCAGAACGTTCCAGCTCATGACGGCCAAGCCCTTCATCTACGTGTTCAACACGGATGACGAGGGCCTTGCCGATGAGGGGATGCAAGAAGAGCTCCGTGCGCTTGTCGCCCCTGCCGAAGCGATCTTCCTCGATGCGAAGTTCGAATCCGAACTCGTCGAACTATCCGACGAAGAGGCGGCCGAAATGCTCGAATCAACCGGGCAGGAAGAATCGGGACTCGGAAAGCTGGCGCGCGTCGGCTTCGATACGCTCGGACTTCAGACCTACCTGACGGCAGGCGAGAAAGAAACACGCGCCTGGACCATCAAGAAGGGCTGGACCGCCCCCCAGGCGGCAGGCGTCATCCACACCGACTTCGAACGCGGCTTCATCAAGGCAGAAATCGTCTCCTTCGACGACCTCGTCGAATATGAGGGCATGCAGGGCGCGAAAGCCGCCGGCAAGGTCCGCATGGAGGGGAAGGACTATGTCATGCAGGACGGGGACGTCGTGGAGTTCCGGTTTAACGTCTAG
- a CDS encoding type II toxin-antitoxin system RelE/ParE family toxin, with protein sequence MTRSFGDKETERIRFEKYVKHVDRTVQRATLRKLELIHAANDVENLRIPPGNRLERLVGDRRGQHSIRVNTQWCLCFIWREGGPDKVELVVDYH encoded by the coding sequence GTGACCAGATCGTTCGGCGACAAGGAGACCGAGCGCATCCGGTTTGAGAAGTACGTCAAGCACGTCGACCGAACGGTGCAACGAGCGACTCTGCGGAAGCTCGAGCTGATCCATGCGGCGAACGACGTCGAGAACCTGAGAATCCCGCCGGGGAACCGGCTGGAGCGGCTCGTCGGCGACCGTCGTGGACAGCACAGCATTCGCGTCAATACGCAGTGGTGTCTCTGCTTCATCTGGAGAGAAGGAGGCCCGGATAAAGTCGAACTCGTCGTCGACTACCACTGA
- a CDS encoding HigA family addiction module antitoxin: protein MIEPIHPGEILMEDFIEGFGTTQNKLAVSIGVPPRRINEIVHGKRGITADTAIRLARYFGTSEEFWMNLQSNYELRLGRRVLRDKVAALTPLAGA, encoded by the coding sequence CTGATTGAGCCGATCCATCCAGGGGAGATTCTGATGGAGGACTTCATCGAGGGCTTCGGGACTACGCAGAACAAGCTGGCGGTGTCGATCGGTGTGCCGCCGCGCCGGATCAACGAGATCGTGCACGGCAAGCGCGGGATCACAGCTGATACGGCGATCCGCCTGGCACGGTACTTCGGGACGTCCGAGGAGTTCTGGATGAACCTGCAGTCGAACTATGAGCTGCGGCTCGGACGCAGGGTGCTACGGGACAAGGTTGCCGCGCTCACGCCTCTGGCGGGCGCGTAA
- a CDS encoding FitA-like ribbon-helix-helix domain-containing protein, producing MASIVVRGLDESVKNRLAAQAKEHGRSMEAEVREILTRASSPPHIGIALMGFARDVGEVEELQIPARSDTARAVDFE from the coding sequence ATGGCCTCGATTGTTGTCCGCGGACTCGATGAGTCCGTGAAGAACCGTCTTGCCGCGCAGGCAAAAGAGCATGGTCGATCGATGGAAGCAGAGGTGCGCGAAATCCTGACGCGTGCTTCGTCCCCGCCGCATATCGGCATCGCGCTCATGGGCTTCGCCCGGGACGTGGGTGAGGTTGAAGAGCTGCAGATTCCTGCTCGGTCTGACACCGCGCGAGCGGTGGACTTCGAATGA
- a CDS encoding type II toxin-antitoxin system VapC family toxin, with translation MIVLDTSVISEVFRPTPDPGVLAWLESLTGDVAITTITLAELLAGVRRLPAGRRKSDLELALDAALEPYRNTRSLLAFDDASAAEYAEVLLAREQAELPISTPDAQIAAICRANGAICATRNERDFAETGVQVLSPWTR, from the coding sequence ATGATCGTTCTCGACACAAGCGTCATTTCAGAAGTGTTCCGGCCCACTCCTGATCCTGGTGTGCTCGCGTGGCTTGAGTCCCTCACTGGTGATGTTGCGATCACAACGATCACGCTCGCCGAATTGCTCGCGGGTGTTCGGCGGTTGCCAGCCGGTCGGCGCAAGAGTGACTTGGAGTTGGCGCTCGATGCCGCACTCGAGCCATATCGGAACACGCGTTCGCTGCTCGCATTCGATGATGCGTCTGCTGCGGAGTACGCAGAGGTTCTGCTTGCTCGCGAACAGGCCGAGTTGCCGATCAGTACTCCTGACGCGCAGATCGCGGCGATCTGTCGAGCAAACGGCGCGATCTGCGCCACGCGTAACGAGAGAGATTTTGCCGAGACGGGTGTCCAGGTTCTGAGCCCTTGGACGAGATGA
- a CDS encoding VOC family protein produces MRQPVHHSISYIEIRVTDLAAARSFYESAFGWEFNDYGPTYCGIKSADGESEVGGLDAGTAPSEYGPLVLLCSHDLDATVEAVKEAGGTIVGTPYDYPGGRRFEFLDTSGNRLGVFTEQ; encoded by the coding sequence ATGCGACAGCCAGTGCACCATTCAATCAGCTACATCGAGATCCGCGTGACAGATCTTGCGGCGGCGCGATCCTTCTACGAGTCCGCTTTCGGATGGGAGTTCAACGATTACGGACCCACCTACTGCGGGATCAAGTCGGCCGACGGGGAGAGTGAGGTCGGTGGGCTCGATGCTGGCACTGCGCCTAGCGAGTACGGCCCCCTCGTCCTCCTCTGTTCGCACGATCTCGATGCGACAGTCGAGGCTGTCAAGGAGGCCGGCGGCACGATCGTGGGAACGCCCTACGACTATCCGGGCGGACGCCGGTTCGAGTTCCTCGACACAAGCGGAAACAGGCTCGGCGTCTTCACCGAGCAGTAG
- a CDS encoding DUF2975 domain-containing protein, whose translation MNHRVIIDGLRILLVAAVLVIASIQLIFLPWLSGEVARDLPAEAFMRWPILGLSIAGLACVQVGLVSMFRLLGLTKAGDVFSSRALRWVDAIIGAALAASLVCAATIVYQSFTVGGPPVWMLLLWCGVLAGIGIALLMVVMRGLLVQATTLRYDMEAVI comes from the coding sequence ATGAATCATCGTGTCATTATTGACGGGCTTCGCATACTCCTGGTCGCTGCAGTCCTCGTCATCGCCTCGATCCAGCTGATCTTCCTGCCATGGCTCTCCGGAGAGGTGGCGCGAGACCTCCCCGCGGAGGCCTTTATGCGATGGCCGATATTGGGCCTGTCGATTGCAGGTCTCGCCTGCGTCCAAGTGGGCCTTGTGAGCATGTTCCGTCTGCTTGGTCTCACGAAAGCCGGTGATGTGTTCTCCAGCCGTGCTCTGCGCTGGGTTGATGCCATCATCGGAGCCGCCCTGGCGGCAAGCCTCGTCTGCGCGGCGACAATCGTCTACCAGTCCTTCACGGTCGGCGGCCCGCCGGTGTGGATGCTCCTCCTGTGGTGTGGTGTTCTCGCCGGTATCGGAATTGCTCTGCTCATGGTGGTGATGAGGGGGCTGCTGGTGCAGGCAACGACCTTGAGGTATGACATGGAGGCGGTGATCTAG
- a CDS encoding helix-turn-helix domain-containing protein, which produces MPIVIRLDVELAKRKMSVGEFAERVGISPANVAVLKNGRAKAVRFSTLEAMCRVLDCQPGDLLEWEPDASDD; this is translated from the coding sequence GTGCCGATCGTCATTCGTCTCGATGTGGAGCTGGCTAAGCGCAAGATGTCGGTCGGAGAATTCGCCGAACGAGTCGGGATCAGCCCCGCCAATGTTGCCGTACTCAAGAACGGGCGAGCGAAGGCTGTCCGGTTCAGCACCCTCGAAGCGATGTGCAGGGTGCTCGACTGTCAGCCCGGCGATCTGCTCGAGTGGGAACCCGATGCATCCGATGATTGA
- the heR gene encoding heliorhodopsin HeR, producing MTETEVGRYSGLRKYNLIAAVVHAAQAVAVVLLATDFTLPITASYLAGPPGSPPGEAVTLWDVSTPLAIAAFLVLSSIFHIIVASPPFFGRYRAGLAKGHNYFRWVEYSLSSSLMIVIIAQLVGISDVVALVALFGVNASMILFGWLQERYHQPGDGGWLPFIFGCFAGVVPWIGIVLYTVAPGSTSGAEPPGFVYGIIVSLFLFFNVFAIVQWLQYRPVGRFRDYLVGERLYITLSLTAKSALAWQIFAGTLAG from the coding sequence GTGACTGAGACAGAGGTGGGGCGCTATAGCGGCCTACGGAAATACAACCTCATTGCCGCCGTCGTCCATGCGGCGCAGGCCGTTGCGGTGGTTCTCCTTGCAACGGACTTCACCCTCCCGATCACGGCAAGCTATCTGGCCGGGCCTCCAGGTTCTCCGCCTGGGGAGGCAGTCACCCTGTGGGACGTGTCGACACCGCTCGCCATTGCCGCCTTCCTTGTACTCTCGTCGATCTTCCACATCATCGTGGCCTCGCCCCCGTTCTTCGGGCGCTACCGGGCTGGACTGGCGAAGGGTCACAACTACTTCCGGTGGGTCGAGTACTCGCTGTCCAGCTCCCTCATGATCGTCATCATCGCCCAGCTCGTCGGCATCTCCGATGTCGTCGCTCTCGTTGCACTCTTCGGCGTCAACGCATCCATGATCCTGTTCGGATGGCTGCAGGAGCGCTACCACCAGCCGGGCGATGGGGGATGGCTGCCGTTTATCTTCGGCTGTTTCGCAGGAGTCGTGCCCTGGATCGGCATCGTGCTCTACACGGTCGCTCCGGGTTCGACGTCAGGCGCTGAGCCGCCCGGCTTCGTCTACGGGATCATTGTGTCCCTCTTCCTGTTCTTTAACGTCTTCGCTATCGTCCAGTGGCTTCAATACCGGCCGGTGGGCAGATTCCGTGACTATCTGGTCGGGGAACGCCTCTACATCACCCTGAGCCTGACCGCGAAGTCAGCCCTTGCGTGGCAGATCTTCGCGGGAACTCTCGCCGGCTAG
- a CDS encoding PIG-L deacetylase family protein, with protein MSPSTQLPPWKNVLAVIAHPDDESFGLGGVIDAFTRQGSTVTVLCLTKGEASTLGASPDLAETRARELDAAARELGAASTVLLNFPDGGLADSSQDELAARVASEARGIDGFLVFDRTGITGHPDHVTATGVAVDVAEERGLPVLAWTLSEDIASTLRAETGAPFAGSSSDIVLTVDRSRQPGGPGECPLATT; from the coding sequence ATGAGCCCATCAACGCAGTTACCGCCATGGAAGAACGTCCTTGCCGTCATCGCACACCCAGATGACGAGTCTTTCGGTTTGGGCGGGGTCATCGATGCATTCACGCGCCAAGGCTCGACCGTCACGGTGCTATGCCTGACGAAAGGAGAGGCCTCAACCCTTGGCGCCTCTCCGGACCTGGCCGAGACGAGGGCACGTGAGCTCGATGCTGCCGCTCGAGAACTGGGCGCAGCATCCACGGTCCTCCTGAACTTCCCTGACGGCGGCCTGGCCGACTCGTCGCAGGACGAGCTTGCCGCCCGTGTCGCATCCGAAGCCCGAGGGATCGACGGCTTCCTCGTCTTCGACCGGACCGGCATCACCGGACATCCCGATCACGTCACCGCAACAGGCGTCGCCGTCGACGTGGCCGAGGAACGCGGTCTTCCCGTTCTCGCATGGACGCTGTCGGAGGACATCGCCAGCACCCTGCGGGCCGAGACAGGCGCACCCTTCGCCGGGAGCAGCAGCGACATTGTGCTGACAGTCGACAGGTCACGTCAGCCAGGCGGTCCCGGGGAGTGTCCTCTGGCGACGACTTGA
- a CDS encoding exonuclease domain-containing protein, producing MNGYTVVDFETTGFSHARGDRVVEIGVVTLDTEGNILDEWETLVNPMRHVGATHIHGICAKDVVGAPTFSEVADLFAADLTGNIFVAHNAAFDEAFARGELTACQRLNGSPIPVLDTMAIARRTLSLRSRKLADVCSALGIRNENAHSALSDARATALVLQTFIRRSAMDWHDIAAASRNFDGYTVHDTQHSRDHLRSRRDVAVTQETLSNGGWIDRAIGRRDIPDNWMTAQYFAMLDAALLDSYLSTTEQTQLLAFAYDNGLSPAALSRLHAEYVQLVVRGAEADGIVTDAEHAMLRAVSTYLGVDLRQIPKAVDAAREPVRPRSMTISLKPGDRVSITGPVLRAQDSWASYFSARDVQVAGIAKATKVLIAGDPDSQSGKARKARQYGIPIIGESSVESVLSFD from the coding sequence GTGAATGGTTATACAGTCGTCGACTTCGAGACAACCGGTTTCTCTCACGCACGGGGCGACCGTGTGGTGGAGATAGGAGTCGTCACTCTCGACACTGAGGGGAACATCCTTGACGAGTGGGAGACTCTCGTCAACCCCATGAGGCACGTCGGCGCCACCCATATTCATGGAATCTGCGCCAAAGATGTGGTGGGCGCACCGACATTCTCCGAGGTCGCCGATCTTTTCGCAGCCGACCTGACCGGCAACATCTTCGTCGCGCACAACGCGGCTTTCGATGAAGCCTTTGCCCGCGGGGAGCTGACAGCATGCCAGCGCCTCAACGGCAGCCCCATCCCCGTCCTCGATACGATGGCGATCGCGAGACGAACTCTCAGCCTCCGGTCACGGAAGCTCGCGGACGTCTGCTCCGCCCTCGGCATCCGCAACGAGAATGCTCACAGCGCCCTGTCCGATGCTCGGGCGACAGCGCTGGTACTCCAAACATTTATCCGCCGATCCGCCATGGACTGGCACGACATTGCCGCCGCCAGTCGGAATTTCGACGGCTACACCGTCCACGACACACAGCACTCGCGCGATCACCTGCGATCACGGCGCGATGTGGCGGTTACGCAGGAGACGCTGTCGAACGGTGGGTGGATCGACCGTGCGATCGGGCGACGCGATATCCCAGACAATTGGATGACAGCGCAGTACTTCGCCATGTTGGACGCCGCGCTCCTGGACAGCTATCTTTCGACGACGGAACAGACGCAGCTTCTGGCTTTTGCTTACGACAATGGACTTTCGCCGGCAGCTCTGTCCCGCCTCCACGCGGAGTACGTTCAGCTTGTCGTCCGCGGGGCCGAGGCGGACGGTATCGTCACCGACGCTGAGCATGCCATGCTGCGTGCAGTCTCAACCTATCTCGGGGTAGATCTTCGGCAGATCCCGAAAGCCGTGGACGCCGCGCGAGAACCGGTACGCCCCCGGTCCATGACGATCTCGCTCAAGCCGGGCGATCGCGTCAGCATCACCGGCCCCGTGCTACGAGCACAGGACTCGTGGGCCAGCTACTTCTCCGCACGCGACGTCCAGGTGGCCGGAATAGCCAAGGCGACGAAGGTTCTCATCGCCGGCGATCCGGATTCTCAATCCGGGAAAGCGAGGAAGGCTCGTCAGTACGGCATTCCCATCATCGGCGAGAGTTCGGTCGAGTCCGTCCTCAGCTTCGACTAG
- a CDS encoding NAD(P)/FAD-dependent oxidoreductase, with the protein MASRDYDVIIVGAGISGLVAARQLAEAGRSVLVLEKEDAVGGRQRTRDVDGYLIDRGFQLLNPSYPSVKRFVDIAALDLHPFGSGALVRDKGELHLLAHPARHPHHVVSTLSNDLVTAADIKAFSSWFGKATASAVRGRDESVSIGEAWDRAGLTGPLRARVLEPFLAGVVATDDLSTSSSYVQFLFRMFALGQPSLPSRGIQALPNQMAATARRHGAEIRTNITVDSCSDEGVRISGETISADHVIVAVGPEALAPLTGSEAVPTLGLTTWWFRSDEAPSRSRFIALDGDRSGPVLNTAVVSNVAPSYSPDGTALIQASALLSTGHVTDQEAADHTASIWGISSADLTLLARDDIRHSLPEQRPGTVRATRLSERVFAAGDHRATPSIEGALSAGARAASDVLSVR; encoded by the coding sequence ATGGCCAGTCGCGACTATGACGTCATCATCGTTGGTGCAGGAATTTCGGGCCTTGTCGCGGCCCGCCAGCTCGCCGAGGCTGGTCGCAGCGTCCTTGTCCTCGAGAAGGAAGACGCTGTCGGCGGACGCCAGCGGACCAGAGACGTGGACGGCTACCTCATCGATCGCGGGTTCCAGCTCCTCAACCCGTCCTATCCGAGCGTGAAGCGCTTCGTCGACATTGCGGCCCTCGATCTGCATCCGTTCGGTTCCGGGGCGCTTGTGCGGGACAAGGGGGAACTCCACCTTCTCGCACACCCCGCCAGGCACCCCCACCATGTGGTGTCGACCCTGTCGAACGATCTTGTGACCGCCGCCGATATCAAGGCTTTCTCATCCTGGTTCGGCAAGGCCACGGCAAGCGCCGTGCGTGGTCGTGACGAGTCCGTATCCATCGGGGAGGCGTGGGATCGCGCCGGACTGACAGGACCTCTGCGGGCCCGCGTCCTCGAGCCCTTCCTCGCGGGAGTCGTTGCCACCGACGACCTGTCGACGTCCTCTAGCTACGTCCAGTTCCTTTTCCGCATGTTCGCCCTCGGGCAACCCAGCCTGCCCTCTCGAGGCATCCAGGCGCTGCCCAATCAGATGGCAGCGACGGCGCGCCGCCACGGGGCAGAGATTCGCACGAACATCACGGTTGATTCATGCTCGGACGAGGGTGTGAGGATTTCCGGGGAGACGATCTCTGCCGATCATGTCATTGTCGCGGTGGGGCCAGAGGCACTCGCTCCGCTGACGGGTAGCGAAGCTGTACCGACATTGGGTTTGACGACCTGGTGGTTCCGAAGCGATGAGGCGCCGTCCCGCTCGCGTTTCATCGCCCTTGACGGCGACAGGTCGGGCCCGGTGCTCAATACTGCTGTTGTCTCGAATGTTGCTCCGAGCTACTCCCCGGACGGCACGGCATTGATCCAAGCCTCAGCATTGCTCTCGACCGGGCACGTCACAGATCAAGAGGCCGCAGACCATACGGCCTCGATCTGGGGAATAAGCTCTGCGGATCTCACTCTTCTCGCACGAGACGATATCCGCCACTCGTTGCCGGAGCAGCGCCCCGGAACGGTGAGAGCGACACGGCTGTCGGAGCGAGTCTTTGCGGCTGGCGATCACCGCGCAACACCCTCGATCGAGGGCGCCCTGTCCGCCGGGGCGCGAGCAGCATCCGACGTTCTGTCGGTGCGCTAA
- a CDS encoding CPBP family intramembrane glutamic endopeptidase: MKIDNVQLANELRAFFRASLVDRVKERPVESPSQRRRRRIVVSISFVLGATALGAALNVEPGQSLFYIATLGVAVIWAVGAFASGPLSRGRSRTRQGKRNGLAMLQGFILGGSLLAVFLLGAMVVGQVSALRGPVDDLFEHVLFGNIAIVAAITAINGVCEELFFRGAVYAAMPRRWEIVGSALIYTLSTALTGVPLLSFAALCLGLLTGAQRRVTGGVLGPIVSHLTWSLGMLFLLPHALSIGDVLW, translated from the coding sequence GTGAAGATTGACAATGTGCAACTAGCCAACGAACTCAGGGCGTTCTTCCGAGCATCACTCGTCGATCGAGTGAAGGAACGTCCCGTGGAGAGCCCGAGCCAGCGCCGCCGGCGCCGCATCGTCGTCTCCATCAGCTTCGTGCTCGGTGCGACTGCACTCGGGGCGGCGCTCAATGTCGAGCCGGGCCAGTCGCTCTTCTACATCGCCACCCTCGGGGTGGCGGTGATCTGGGCCGTCGGTGCCTTCGCCTCAGGTCCGCTGTCCCGGGGCCGGTCGCGGACACGGCAGGGCAAACGCAACGGTCTTGCCATGCTCCAAGGTTTCATCCTCGGAGGCAGCCTCCTTGCTGTCTTCCTTCTGGGGGCAATGGTCGTCGGTCAGGTCAGCGCCCTGCGCGGGCCCGTCGATGACCTGTTCGAGCACGTCCTGTTCGGCAATATCGCCATCGTGGCTGCGATCACCGCGATCAATGGTGTCTGCGAGGAACTGTTCTTTCGCGGAGCCGTCTACGCCGCCATGCCGCGCCGGTGGGAAATCGTCGGCTCTGCCCTGATCTACACCCTCTCGACAGCCCTCACCGGGGTGCCCCTCCTCAGTTTCGCCGCGCTCTGCCTCGGACTCCTGACGGGGGCTCAACGACGTGTCACCGGCGGGGTACTCGGCCCCATTGTGTCGCACTTAACATGGTCTCTCGGTATGCTGTTCCTTCTACCGCACGCCCTATCGATAGGAGATGTCCTGTGGTGA